The genomic DNA CTCACAGTGGTGCATGGGGACAAACCCAGGGAAGCTGGGTGGGACTGAGTGAATGCTGAGTCTCACTGTAGCAGCTGGGCTAGGATGTCCCTGGGAAATGAGAAATGGATCTTCATTTACCATTGTAGTCACTGTGAATATTGAAGTCGTGCTCAGTGTGAATTCTCTGGTCCTTgaggattttggttttggttttttacttcTTTACAGCTACACTGGGAGCTGTGTTTGGCTTAAGTACCTGTCTCAGTGCCCAAGTCCGGGAAGAACCGGAGGATCCTTTGAACTATTTCATAGGCggctgtgcagcaggagctgtcttGGGAGTGAGAGGTAACTGTGGACAATGCCTGCGTTGAAATGTGCCCTTGTGGGTTTTAGAAACTTTTCAATTGGGGAAAAATGTTAAAGAATGTTGATGTCAGGCTTCTTTGGTAATGATTCATCTCAGTATCTATTCATGCCAGTTTCATTGGCATTGTGTGGGCCTGCTAAAATAAAtatggctgcaggaggggaggatACCAAACGGGACATGAAGTGAAATGCAGAATGAAAGGAGAGCTCACTCAGTACTGCCAGTTAGAGCTACCAGTTATACCTTAAAATTGCAGGATAGGAAAAATATAGTTGTggaaatctgtgttttcttggGAACAAGTGTGATTTATTTTAGACAGCTAGTACAATCTATTATCTGCCTTGTGAATTTGTCACATAGTCTGAGGGATaagctgtgtcctgctgctgttgctcCTATAGGCCTTTGTAAGGCTtaagcagctcctgcagataCTGACACAACTCTGTTTTCTGTAGACATTCATCCTCAAACCTGAAGAAGTGAGGCATTTTTTTCTAAGTTGTAATTGTGATGAAATATAATTAATCATTACTTGTCCTAGTTGCTGAGCTGATGAAATTTCATAGCAGTGATTGTTACTTTTGTCACTCAAATGAGCCATTTAAGATTGCCCACTTAAGGGGATGAGGCAGTGGATTACTGAAATCAGTATTTCAAATTGCAAGCCATAAGCATGAGAACTCAATTTTATAAAAAGGTCACTTTTCCAATTCCTCTGGCCAGACAATGTTGCTGATGGTCAAAGGACTTACGAAAAATGGCAGTCTATCAAGATCTATTGCAAAGGGCTTGCACCTTAATAAATCTTTTCTGGTTTGATGTGTTTTCTTCAGCTCACAGTTACCTCACTGGCACCACAGCATGTCTGGGGTTCGGAATCACTGCGGCTCTCATGAAGATCGGTAACAAGGAGGGCTGGAGGCTGACGGGACCTCCCAAGCTGTAAACGTCACCTTTCCCCCTGTGAGCTGGCTTCCAAATGCTGTATGTACTTAGGACATCATGTAATAAAGATTTGGTCCAATCAGCAGTTGTCACAACATGGTGGTGTCATCCGGCTGTTTCCTGGCATTTGGGCTGAGGTGCAgaaagctggagctgctgaagaggAAGCAGCATGTTCTGGTCCAGCTGCGATTTCTGTGCAGAAGTTACTTTGCCTCCATGTCTCAGTATTGTGTGCTCAAGTGTGAGCACTATGCTGTAGCTTCAGTGAGGTTCTTGTAGTTGAGTGGGCCCTGTAGGGCTTCTTGACAAAGTGTGGGATTACACTGCACTGAGCCCATCAGTGAGGGTCTGGAGCCAAAGCTTCTGAAGAAGTGCTTGGCTCTGAGCTGAAGATAGGGAAGGTGGGGTAGCGAAGTTGTTGGTTGCTCACAACGTGTTTGGGAGCCTGGGGTCTTTCTCCAAAAAGCATTTCAGGAGGTCCAGAGCTAAGTGCTTTGGGGTTGAAAGTGAGGAATATCtaaggctggaaaggaccccTGAATGCCAGCTGAGAACTGGAGCAGGTTGCTTATAGCTATATCTGGTTGACTTTTCTATGAACAAACAATGTGTCCTGCAAATCCACTACAGAGATGGAGAGCATGGAGGCACAGGATGCACAAAGAAAGGTGAGAACTGGATCGttttgcctggagaaaaggTCAAGATTTGATGTGATAGCACTTTTTCACTATTTAGCAGCCACAGAACATGGAGGCTCAGGTGTGCAGTGACAGATGGGAAATAACAAGATAGGGAAATTCTAActagatagaaaaaaaatttcacaagCAGGATAGGTAAGTGCTGAAAAATGGACTTGTAGAGGATGTGAGAACATTTTTGGGGACACAGAATTCAAGTGGGCATGTGGGAACAGTGTAGTACAGAGATGGGACATTAGGGGATGGGTGCATGAGTTAGAGACAGGGAATGTGGGCATGGAGGATGCAGGTGTGTGGGAGAGGGGAACATGGGGTCC from Motacilla alba alba isolate MOTALB_02 chromosome 28, Motacilla_alba_V1.0_pri, whole genome shotgun sequence includes the following:
- the NDUFA11 gene encoding NADH dehydrogenase [ubiquinone] 1 alpha subcomplex subunit 11, which gives rise to MAGYWDGPEGERCPQRTWLATRVGAAAGLVGAAYRIILLRPGSALAALQTAAADSVTMATLGAVFGLSTCLSAQVREEPEDPLNYFIGGCAAGAVLGVRAHSYLTGTTACLGFGITAALMKIGNKEGWRLTGPPKL